Proteins encoded together in one Otariodibacter oris window:
- a CDS encoding DoxX family protein: MNSLDKFTPYALAALRLVTAYLFFTHGTDKVFGVPHLFGAQPLDSLFGIAGIMEVIGGALMILGLFTRPVAFILSGQMAVAYFHVHATADTFLFPILNQGEPPVLYTFIFLLIVFAGPGAWALDNRKK; the protein is encoded by the coding sequence ATGAACTCATTAGATAAATTCACTCCATATGCACTTGCGGCGTTAAGACTTGTTACTGCGTATCTTTTCTTTACTCATGGTACTGATAAAGTATTCGGCGTACCGCATTTATTTGGTGCACAACCATTAGATTCTCTATTTGGTATTGCAGGTATTATGGAAGTGATTGGTGGAGCATTAATGATTTTAGGCTTATTTACCCGTCCAGTTGCATTCATCTTATCTGGTCAAATGGCTGTAGCTTATTTCCATGTTCATGCAACAGCTGATACTTTCTTGTTCCCTATTTTAAACCAAGGTGAACCACCAGTATTATACACATTCATCTTCTTACTTATCGTGTTTGCTGGTCCAGGTGCTTGGGCATTAGATAACAGAAAAAAATAA
- a CDS encoding Tex family protein, translating into MTNTLTQQISQIIATELSVKSEQIFAAITLLDEGNTIPFIARYRKEVTGGLDDTQLRHFETRLIYLRELNDRRQTILKSIEEQGKLTDDLRAKIEQTESKTELEDLYLPYKPKRRTRGQIAIEAGLEPLADSLWQDPSQVPESVAENYIDADKGIADTKSALDGARYILMERFAEDAELLAKLRQYLTANATLESKVIEGKKAEGVKFSDYFAHTELLKNVPSHRALAMFRGRNEGILSLSLNADPDAEEGSRSSYCEEIIREHLGVQLRQQPADQWRSQVIAWTWKIKASLHLETELMGALREKAEDEAIDVFARNLSALLMAAPAGARNTIGLDPGLRTGVKVAVVDNTGKLLDTATIYPHTNDPIKAGQILYSLGKKYNVDLIAIGNGTASRETERFAKDIIKQVSDWKPQTVVVSEAGASVYSASELAANEFPDLDVSLRGAVSIARRLQDPLAELVKIEPKAIGVGQYQHDVNQTQLARKLDAVVEDCVNAVGVNLNTASAPLLARVAGMTKTLAQNIVAYRDENGRFSTRAELKKVSRLGPKAFEQCAGFMRIIDGKNPLDASSVHPEAYPVVEKILQATASTLQDLMGNATKIHSLDAKQFVDEQFGLPTVNDIFKELEKPGRDPRGEFKTATFMDGVEDIKDLKSGMILEGTITNVTNFGAFVDIGVHQDGLVHISMLSNSFVDDPHKVVKTGDVVKVKVLEVDIPRKRIGLTMRLDDKPVEKNQNEQNQNRKKVERSDRLSRQDRNHSGNSFSNNAFADALKGWKK; encoded by the coding sequence ATGACAAATACGCTTACCCAACAAATTAGTCAAATCATTGCGACTGAACTCTCTGTCAAATCCGAACAAATTTTTGCTGCTATTACCTTACTTGATGAAGGCAATACAATCCCCTTTATTGCACGTTATCGTAAAGAAGTGACAGGCGGATTAGATGATACTCAACTCCGTCATTTTGAAACACGTTTAATTTACTTGCGTGAACTCAATGATCGTCGCCAAACCATTCTCAAATCCATTGAGGAACAAGGGAAATTGACTGATGATCTTCGTGCCAAAATTGAACAAACGGAAAGTAAAACAGAATTAGAAGATCTTTATCTTCCATACAAACCGAAACGTCGTACTCGTGGGCAAATTGCGATTGAGGCAGGGCTAGAACCACTAGCCGATAGTTTATGGCAAGATCCAAGCCAAGTACCAGAATCCGTTGCAGAAAATTATATTGATGCCGATAAAGGTATTGCTGATACAAAATCAGCCCTTGATGGTGCAAGATATATCTTAATGGAACGTTTTGCGGAAGATGCAGAATTACTTGCAAAATTACGTCAGTATCTGACCGCTAATGCAACCCTTGAATCCAAAGTGATTGAAGGTAAAAAAGCCGAAGGTGTGAAATTTAGCGATTATTTCGCTCATACCGAATTATTAAAAAATGTCCCGTCTCACCGTGCATTAGCAATGTTTAGAGGCAGAAACGAGGGGATTTTATCCTTAAGCCTCAATGCCGATCCTGATGCGGAAGAAGGTAGCCGTTCTAGTTATTGTGAAGAAATTATTCGTGAGCATTTAGGTGTACAACTCCGCCAACAACCTGCTGATCAATGGCGATCTCAAGTGATCGCTTGGACGTGGAAAATCAAAGCCTCTCTCCACCTTGAAACAGAGTTAATGGGTGCATTACGCGAAAAAGCAGAAGATGAAGCCATTGATGTATTTGCTCGTAACTTATCTGCTCTACTTATGGCAGCCCCAGCAGGCGCTAGAAATACAATAGGCTTAGACCCTGGTTTACGCACTGGGGTAAAAGTTGCCGTAGTGGATAATACCGGGAAATTATTAGATACCGCAACAATTTACCCTCACACTAACGATCCAATCAAAGCAGGACAAATCCTTTACAGCTTAGGTAAAAAATATAACGTTGATTTAATCGCGATTGGTAATGGCACAGCCTCTCGTGAAACGGAACGCTTTGCGAAAGACATTATTAAACAAGTGAGTGATTGGAAGCCCCAGACCGTTGTAGTCAGTGAGGCGGGAGCATCGGTTTATTCCGCCTCCGAATTGGCAGCCAATGAGTTTCCAGATTTAGATGTGTCTTTACGTGGTGCGGTTTCTATCGCTCGTCGCTTACAAGATCCCCTCGCGGAATTAGTAAAAATTGAACCTAAAGCGATTGGCGTTGGGCAATATCAACACGATGTCAATCAAACGCAATTAGCACGCAAGCTTGATGCGGTGGTTGAAGACTGTGTAAATGCCGTTGGGGTAAACTTGAATACAGCCTCTGCTCCATTACTGGCTCGTGTTGCAGGGATGACAAAAACATTGGCACAAAATATTGTCGCTTATCGTGATGAAAATGGTCGCTTTTCCACTCGTGCTGAATTGAAAAAAGTGTCTCGACTTGGACCAAAAGCCTTTGAACAATGTGCGGGCTTTATGCGAATTATTGACGGTAAAAATCCATTAGATGCCTCAAGTGTTCACCCTGAAGCGTATCCGGTTGTTGAAAAAATTCTTCAAGCGACTGCATCTACCCTACAAGATTTAATGGGTAATGCGACAAAAATTCATAGCCTTGATGCGAAACAATTTGTTGATGAACAATTCGGCTTGCCAACAGTGAATGATATTTTCAAAGAATTAGAAAAACCGGGACGAGATCCGCGTGGCGAATTTAAAACCGCCACCTTTATGGATGGCGTTGAGGATATCAAAGATCTCAAATCTGGAATGATTTTAGAAGGGACTATTACTAACGTGACCAACTTCGGTGCATTCGTGGATATTGGTGTTCATCAAGATGGATTGGTGCATATTTCAATGTTATCCAATAGTTTCGTAGATGATCCGCATAAAGTAGTCAAAACAGGCGATGTGGTAAAAGTCAAAGTGCTAGAAGTCGATATTCCACGTAAACGTATTGGATTGACAATGCGTTTAGACGATAAACCCGTTGAAAAAAACCAGAATGAACAAAATCAAAATCGTAAAAAAGTTGAAAGATCTGACCGCTTGTCACGACAAGATCGTAATCATTCTGGAAATAGTTTTAGCAATAATGCCTTTGCCGATGCATTAAAAGGCTGGAAAAAATAA
- the purT gene encoding formate-dependent phosphoribosylglycinamide formyltransferase, which yields MTTLGTPLTAKATKVMMLGSGELGKEVVIELQRLGVEVIAVDRYENAPAQQVAHRAYTISMLDGKALRKLVEKEKPDFIVPEVEAIATDTLVELEQEGYNVIPTAKATKLTMNREGIRRLAAEELGLKTSPYRFVDNLEDFKQAVNDIGIPCVVKPIMSSSGHGQSVIKSEADIQKAWDYAQQGGRAGGGRVIVEGFIKFDYEISLLTVRHINGTSFLAPIGHVQIDGDYRESWQPQAMSDIALQKAQEVAEKITTALGGRGIFGVELFICGDEVIFNEVSPRPHDTGMVTLISQELSEFALHARAILGLPIPEINLISPSASKAIVVEGKSTQVSFGNLEQVLAEPNTNIRLFGKGEVNGHRRLGVILARDENTDKALEKARRAYDKLEVNL from the coding sequence ATGACAACACTTGGCACTCCCCTTACTGCAAAAGCAACCAAAGTGATGATGTTAGGCTCTGGCGAATTAGGCAAAGAAGTCGTCATTGAACTTCAACGCTTAGGTGTAGAGGTTATCGCTGTCGATCGATACGAAAACGCCCCAGCTCAACAAGTTGCTCATCGTGCTTATACGATCTCAATGCTAGATGGTAAGGCTCTTCGTAAACTTGTTGAAAAAGAAAAGCCTGATTTTATCGTGCCAGAAGTGGAGGCGATCGCAACGGACACATTAGTCGAACTTGAGCAAGAGGGCTATAACGTTATCCCAACGGCAAAAGCGACAAAATTAACAATGAACCGAGAAGGGATTCGTCGTCTAGCCGCAGAAGAACTAGGCTTAAAAACTTCACCTTATCGTTTTGTTGATAATCTTGAGGACTTTAAACAAGCTGTCAATGATATTGGTATTCCTTGTGTGGTTAAGCCGATTATGTCCTCATCGGGTCACGGGCAAAGTGTAATTAAATCAGAAGCAGATATTCAAAAAGCGTGGGATTATGCTCAACAAGGCGGACGTGCAGGCGGGGGTCGAGTGATTGTTGAGGGCTTTATTAAATTTGATTATGAAATTTCGCTTTTAACAGTACGTCATATCAATGGCACGTCATTCCTTGCACCAATTGGACACGTTCAAATTGACGGTGACTACCGTGAATCTTGGCAGCCACAAGCAATGTCAGATATCGCTCTGCAAAAAGCACAAGAAGTAGCAGAAAAAATCACAACCGCATTAGGTGGTCGTGGTATCTTCGGCGTTGAATTGTTTATTTGTGGCGATGAAGTCATTTTCAATGAAGTATCTCCTCGTCCACACGATACAGGTATGGTGACTTTAATTTCCCAAGAACTCTCTGAATTTGCGTTACACGCAAGAGCCATTCTAGGCTTACCAATCCCAGAAATTAATTTGATTAGCCCATCTGCATCAAAAGCAATCGTTGTTGAAGGGAAATCAACTCAAGTATCTTTTGGTAACTTGGAACAAGTGTTGGCTGAACCGAATACCAATATTCGCTTATTTGGTAAAGGGGAGGTAAATGGACACCGACGTTTAGGTGTAATCCTTGCCCGTGATGAAAATACAGACAAAGCGTTAGAAAAAGCCAGACGTGCTTATGACAAATTAGAAGTGAATCTTTAA
- a CDS encoding type II toxin-antitoxin system RelE/ParE family toxin, whose protein sequence is MAKQVIITQNAQDNINEIIKSVIEFTGHSSSGIKLYRDLYEKFELIGFLPKSGKLRNDNSGLREIFCRGTYRIVYRELDDIIQIITVIHTRKKYPIVN, encoded by the coding sequence ATGGCTAAACAAGTCATTATTACTCAAAATGCTCAAGATAATATTAATGAGATTATTAAAAGTGTCATTGAATTCACGGGACATTCATCAAGTGGGATAAAGCTTTACAGAGATTTATATGAAAAATTTGAATTGATTGGGTTTTTACCTAAGAGCGGAAAATTAAGGAATGATAATTCTGGTTTGAGAGAAATTTTTTGCCGTGGTACTTATCGAATAGTTTATCGAGAATTAGATGATATTATTCAAATTATCACAGTAATTCATACTAGAAAGAAATATCCGATAGTTAATTAG
- a CDS encoding YfgM family protein, giving the protein MSDYYNSTEEQQFNEAKNWFKQNGTPILLVIALVSGASFGWNYWQNHQMEVSQATSAQYQQVMETYLQDPTKNAPLIDKFIDDNSGSYAVLAELEQARQNVLQNKFTEAESGLQKALSGTDDPTLQNIIRFRLASVQYQLGQYDTAIATLGNVQDKTWELRKQILVGDILSKKGDIDAARSAYEQAKANENASEQDRVLLDLRLNNL; this is encoded by the coding sequence ATGAGCGATTATTATAACAGTACCGAAGAACAACAATTTAATGAAGCTAAGAATTGGTTTAAGCAAAATGGTACGCCGATATTGTTAGTTATTGCTTTAGTTTCTGGCGCAAGTTTTGGTTGGAATTATTGGCAAAATCATCAAATGGAAGTTTCTCAAGCCACTTCTGCACAATATCAGCAAGTGATGGAAACTTATTTGCAAGATCCAACAAAGAATGCACCGCTTATTGATAAGTTTATCGATGATAATTCTGGTAGTTATGCAGTATTAGCAGAACTTGAACAAGCGAGACAAAATGTATTGCAAAATAAATTCACTGAGGCAGAAAGTGGCTTACAAAAAGCATTGTCAGGCACAGATGATCCGACATTGCAAAATATCATTCGTTTCCGTTTAGCATCCGTTCAATATCAACTAGGACAGTATGATACAGCTATTGCAACTTTAGGTAATGTTCAAGATAAAACGTGGGAACTTCGCAAACAGATTTTAGTCGGCGATATTTTGTCTAAAAAAGGCGATATAGATGCGGCTAGAAGTGCTTATGAACAAGCCAAAGCAAATGAAAATGCCTCAGAGCAAGATCGAGTGTTATTAGATCTGCGTTTGAATAATTTGTAA
- the hisS gene encoding histidine--tRNA ligase, which yields MAKAIQAIRGMNDCSPSETPLWQWVEQQIKDTFTSYGYTEIRSPIIESTNLFKRGVGEATDIVEKEMFTMVRDEESLTLRPEGTAGCVRAAIEHGWVYNQEQRLWYIGPMFRYERPQKGRYRQFHQAGVEIFGIQNAEADAELILLTARLWEKLGIRDKVTLQLNSIGGLEVRKKYREALVAFLQDHLDVLKQDPDSERRLVTNPLRILDTKNQALQAVLDGAPKLYDFLDEESRTHFDRLCTILDNMGISYEINPKLVRGLDYYNKTVFEWVTTALGAQGTVCAGGRYDGLVEQLGGHATPGVGFAMGLERLVLLIQEVNTNITLPRAVDIYVISAGDGVAEKAFGLAEKLRSALPQLRIMQHTSGGNFKKQFKRADKLGAKIALVLGETEVAANTVVIKDLLGEAEQVTVSQNDIIQQLTSRFA from the coding sequence GTGGCAAAAGCGATTCAAGCAATTCGAGGAATGAACGATTGTTCCCCATCAGAAACGCCATTATGGCAATGGGTAGAGCAACAAATCAAAGACACTTTTACCAGTTATGGTTATACGGAAATTCGTAGTCCAATTATTGAATCGACTAACCTTTTCAAAAGAGGAGTTGGCGAAGCTACGGATATCGTTGAGAAAGAAATGTTTACGATGGTCAGAGATGAAGAAAGTCTGACACTCAGACCAGAAGGAACAGCAGGTTGTGTTCGTGCAGCGATTGAGCATGGATGGGTTTATAACCAAGAACAACGCTTATGGTATATCGGACCAATGTTCCGTTATGAAAGACCACAAAAAGGTCGCTATCGTCAGTTCCACCAAGCAGGTGTAGAAATCTTTGGGATTCAAAATGCAGAAGCTGATGCGGAACTTATTTTATTAACCGCAAGATTATGGGAAAAACTGGGTATTCGCGATAAAGTGACTCTACAACTTAACTCAATTGGTGGGTTAGAAGTGAGAAAAAAATACCGTGAAGCTTTAGTTGCCTTCTTGCAAGATCATCTTGATGTACTCAAACAAGATCCTGACAGTGAACGTCGCTTAGTGACTAATCCATTACGCATTTTGGATACTAAAAATCAGGCATTACAAGCTGTTTTAGATGGTGCGCCAAAATTGTATGATTTCTTAGATGAAGAATCGAGAACCCATTTTGATAGACTTTGCACTATCTTAGACAATATGGGCATTAGTTATGAAATTAATCCTAAGTTGGTACGAGGATTAGATTACTACAACAAGACTGTATTTGAGTGGGTTACCACAGCATTAGGCGCACAAGGCACAGTTTGTGCCGGTGGACGTTATGATGGCTTAGTTGAACAATTAGGTGGACATGCCACTCCAGGCGTAGGGTTTGCGATGGGATTAGAGCGTCTAGTGCTATTAATTCAAGAAGTTAATACCAATATTACTTTACCGAGAGCTGTTGATATCTATGTGATTAGTGCGGGCGATGGTGTCGCTGAAAAAGCATTTGGCTTAGCGGAAAAATTACGTTCAGCTTTACCACAATTAAGAATTATGCAACATACCAGTGGCGGTAACTTTAAAAAACAATTTAAACGAGCCGATAAACTCGGTGCAAAAATAGCATTAGTATTAGGCGAAACAGAAGTCGCTGCAAATACGGTAGTAATTAAAGATTTATTAGGTGAAGCAGAGCAAGTTACCGTTTCACAAAATGACATTATTCAACAATTAACATCACGCTTTGCATAA
- the ispG gene encoding flavodoxin-dependent (E)-4-hydroxy-3-methylbut-2-enyl-diphosphate synthase — MLKEPSIKRRESTKIYVGNVPVGGDAPIAVQSMTNTRTTDVEATVAQIKSLERVGADIVRVSVPTMDAAEAFKLIKQQVKVPLVADIHFDYRIALKVAEYGVDCLRINPGNIGKEERIRAVVDCARDKNIPIRIGVNAGSLEKDIQEKYGEPTPEALLESALRHVEILDRLNFDQFKVSVKASDVFLAVESYRLLAKAIKQPLHLGITEAGGARAGAVKSAIGLGLLLSEGIGDTLRISLAADPVEEIKVGFDILKSLRIRSRGINFIACPTCSRQEFDVIGTVNALEQRLEDIITPMDVSIIGCVVNGPGEALVSDLGVTGSNKMSGFYLDGVRQKERFENEKLIDQLETKIRARVAEQHKRIDVTQV, encoded by the coding sequence ATGTTAAAAGAACCTTCTATTAAACGTCGTGAATCGACAAAGATTTATGTGGGAAATGTGCCTGTGGGGGGCGATGCTCCTATTGCAGTACAATCAATGACGAATACTCGTACTACTGATGTAGAAGCCACAGTAGCACAGATTAAGTCTCTAGAGCGTGTTGGTGCCGATATCGTACGTGTGTCTGTACCGACAATGGATGCAGCAGAAGCTTTTAAACTGATAAAACAGCAAGTCAAAGTGCCTTTAGTTGCCGATATTCATTTTGACTATCGTATAGCATTAAAAGTAGCAGAATATGGTGTTGATTGCTTGAGAATTAATCCAGGTAATATCGGCAAAGAAGAACGTATTCGTGCTGTTGTAGATTGTGCAAGAGATAAAAATATTCCAATTCGAATTGGAGTAAATGCGGGTTCATTAGAAAAAGATATTCAAGAAAAATACGGTGAGCCTACACCTGAAGCTTTACTTGAATCAGCATTACGCCATGTGGAAATTCTTGATCGTCTCAACTTCGATCAATTCAAAGTGAGTGTAAAAGCTTCTGATGTCTTTTTAGCGGTTGAATCTTACCGCTTACTTGCAAAAGCAATTAAACAACCTCTGCATTTAGGTATTACTGAGGCAGGTGGAGCAAGAGCAGGTGCGGTTAAATCTGCAATAGGCTTAGGCTTGCTTCTTTCAGAGGGTATTGGTGATACATTACGTATCTCTTTAGCAGCCGATCCTGTTGAAGAAATTAAGGTTGGCTTTGATATTTTAAAATCACTACGTATTCGATCTCGAGGGATCAACTTTATTGCTTGCCCAACTTGTTCTCGTCAAGAATTTGATGTTATCGGAACAGTCAATGCTTTAGAACAACGCTTAGAAGATATTATTACGCCAATGGATGTATCTATCATCGGTTGTGTGGTAAATGGACCAGGTGAGGCTCTTGTGTCTGATTTAGGTGTAACCGGTAGTAATAAAATGAGTGGATTCTATTTGGATGGCGTTCGTCAAAAAGAGCGTTTTGAGAATGAAAAATTAATTGATCAGCTTGAAACAAAAATTCGAGCGAGAGTAGCTGAACAGCATAAACGTATTGATGTTACCCAAGTCTAA
- a CDS encoding RodZ domain-containing protein: MTETTSTLSLGQQLKYARESLNISIEEAAKQTNLKRSHIDSLENDIFILANVPPTFVRGYVRNYVRFLRLPEELISSVNYGEVTIPKQAKRPLKPIKVTNNHKSQTRWVKILTWLVLLSAIGMTLAWWWQDHQKTQNGDEQLVNESIQLSENSDSAVSLPLPTTSSSSESNSIDLSNVSPAITSEKNNAVSEATTASSSAEIPNSAVNATGTVVESSPVEQASSITAVAITTTENTSTSQENMNEAVTSVTTEESTTPVNILQQIAPVESTAEETTEVTPAVINNDELRIEVINAQSWLTVRDGNNKKLAEKLYNPGDILTFNDNENYRLTVGAPINVKIYYKGQEVPMQLDGRVARFRLPLAN, translated from the coding sequence ATGACTGAAACAACATCAACACTGTCTCTTGGACAGCAACTTAAATATGCACGTGAAAGCCTCAATATCAGTATTGAAGAAGCAGCTAAACAAACAAATCTAAAAAGATCCCATATTGATTCTTTAGAAAATGATATTTTTATTTTAGCAAATGTACCACCAACGTTCGTTAGAGGTTATGTTCGTAATTATGTCAGATTCTTGCGTTTACCTGAGGAATTGATTAGCTCTGTCAATTATGGTGAAGTAACGATTCCCAAGCAAGCCAAACGACCACTTAAGCCAATTAAAGTAACGAACAATCATAAATCTCAGACTCGCTGGGTAAAAATACTGACATGGTTAGTGTTGCTATCTGCTATTGGTATGACTTTAGCTTGGTGGTGGCAAGATCATCAAAAGACTCAAAATGGTGATGAACAGTTAGTTAACGAGTCAATTCAGTTATCTGAAAATTCAGATTCAGCTGTATCGTTACCTCTACCTACAACAAGCAGTTCATCTGAGTCAAATTCAATTGATTTATCTAATGTTTCACCAGCAATAACATCTGAAAAAAATAATGCTGTATCTGAAGCTACAACTGCAAGTTCTTCTGCAGAGATCCCAAATTCAGCTGTAAATGCGACTGGTACTGTGGTTGAATCTTCTCCAGTTGAACAAGCAAGTTCAATTACTGCTGTAGCTATAACTACAACAGAAAATACTTCAACTTCCCAAGAGAACATGAATGAAGCTGTGACATCTGTAACTACAGAAGAGTCAACAACGCCAGTTAATATTCTACAGCAAATTGCTCCAGTAGAATCCACAGCAGAAGAAACGACAGAAGTAACACCAGCTGTAATCAATAATGATGAATTACGTATTGAAGTGATTAATGCACAAAGTTGGTTGACAGTACGTGATGGAAATAATAAGAAATTAGCAGAAAAGCTTTATAATCCAGGAGATATATTAACTTTTAATGATAATGAAAATTATCGTTTAACTGTTGGCGCACCAATTAATGTGAAAATTTATTATAAAGGGCAAGAAGTTCCTATGCAATTAGATGGACGAGTTGCTCGTTTCAGATTACCTTTAGCGAATTAA
- the sppA gene encoding signal peptide peptidase SppA, whose product MLVFLKNVYRVFRCIREFVMSLFFILFVLFVFSIWGLLSEEPTSSNQSMPFDKGALRLNLDGYLADNHDDFGDFRRFVRSEFGSGSEPVKISTFDVVSAIRKATYDDAITGLVLDLSFFEGGDQPSLEFIGKAITDFKAENKLVIAIGDYFSQRQYFLASFADKILLNKAGFVDLHGMSYETVYFKTLLDKIEAVPHIFRVGTYKSAVEPFIRDDMSPEAKENATLWLSAAWQNFKNGIATNRQIDPESIVPEPSKYIAQFKEANGDDAQFALSRQLVTELATNAEIHQMLIDEFGRDPEGDYNYIDFFDYVSHLPDRFNVNGPNKIAVVNVEGAIVLGDSDEDSAGSDTIVRLLREAKEDENVKGLILRINSPGGSAMASELIRQEVESIQKSGKPVIASMGGMAASGGYWIAATSDKIVASPTTLTGSIGIFGLAVTFENTAKKLGLSQDGVSTSSLASQSLLKTLPREQAELMQISIESGYDRFLDLVSRGRHMSKSDVDKVAQGQVWLGEVALDKGLVDKLGDFDDAYNEMVTLINQHQVAEGKDEIDNFATQWFIYTDDSFFGQVMRDFKMNMKTELTQLLNLPLASQVKQQADLLSKFNDPKQSYLYCLNCGTIN is encoded by the coding sequence ATGCTAGTATTTCTTAAAAATGTATATCGTGTTTTTCGTTGTATTAGAGAATTCGTAATGAGCTTGTTTTTTATTTTATTTGTGCTCTTTGTTTTTTCTATTTGGGGGCTTTTGTCTGAGGAGCCTACTTCGTCAAATCAATCCATGCCTTTTGATAAAGGGGCGTTACGATTAAATTTAGATGGATATCTTGCTGATAATCATGATGATTTTGGTGATTTTCGTCGTTTTGTAAGAAGTGAGTTTGGTAGTGGGAGTGAACCCGTTAAAATTTCTACATTTGATGTAGTGAGCGCAATCAGAAAGGCAACTTACGATGATGCTATCACTGGTTTAGTGTTGGATTTAAGCTTTTTTGAAGGGGGGGATCAACCTTCTTTAGAATTTATAGGCAAAGCTATTACCGACTTTAAAGCAGAGAATAAACTTGTTATTGCCATCGGGGATTATTTTTCTCAGAGACAATATTTTTTAGCTAGTTTTGCAGACAAAATTTTATTAAATAAAGCGGGTTTTGTTGATTTACATGGCATGAGCTATGAAACGGTTTATTTTAAGACGTTATTAGACAAAATAGAGGCTGTGCCACATATTTTCCGTGTAGGGACTTATAAATCTGCTGTAGAACCATTTATTCGCGATGACATGTCTCCAGAAGCAAAAGAAAATGCAACCTTATGGCTTTCCGCAGCTTGGCAAAATTTTAAAAATGGCATTGCTACTAATAGACAGATTGACCCTGAATCAATCGTTCCAGAACCCTCTAAATATATTGCTCAATTTAAAGAAGCGAATGGTGATGACGCTCAGTTTGCATTATCTCGTCAATTAGTCACTGAATTAGCGACTAATGCAGAGATTCATCAAATGCTGATTGATGAATTTGGGCGAGATCCAGAAGGTGATTATAATTATATTGATTTTTTTGATTATGTTAGCCATCTTCCTGATAGATTTAATGTTAATGGGCCAAATAAAATTGCAGTTGTGAATGTTGAGGGGGCAATTGTTTTAGGCGATAGTGATGAAGATTCAGCAGGTAGCGATACCATTGTTAGATTATTAAGAGAAGCAAAAGAAGATGAAAATGTAAAAGGCTTAATTTTGCGGATTAATAGTCCAGGCGGAAGTGCTATGGCATCAGAATTGATTCGACAAGAAGTTGAGTCAATTCAGAAAAGTGGTAAACCTGTGATTGCTTCTATGGGGGGAATGGCTGCATCTGGTGGCTATTGGATTGCTGCAACTAGCGATAAAATTGTCGCAAGCCCTACAACATTAACAGGCTCCATTGGTATATTCGGTCTTGCTGTAACTTTTGAAAATACCGCTAAAAAGTTAGGTTTAAGCCAAGATGGAGTCTCTACTTCATCACTTGCAAGCCAATCTCTGCTAAAAACATTACCGAGAGAACAAGCTGAATTGATGCAAATTAGTATTGAAAGTGGATATGATCGCTTTTTAGATTTAGTGAGCAGAGGAAGACATATGTCAAAATCAGATGTAGATAAAGTAGCTCAAGGGCAAGTTTGGCTGGGTGAAGTTGCATTAGATAAAGGTTTAGTTGACAAATTAGGTGATTTTGATGATGCCTATAATGAAATGGTAACTTTAATCAATCAACATCAAGTTGCAGAAGGAAAAGATGAGATTGATAATTTTGCTACACAATGGTTTATTTACACAGATGATTCATTTTTTGGCCAGGTAATGCGTGATTTTAAAATGAATATGAAAACAGAGTTAACACAATTACTTAATTTACCACTAGCGAGTCAAGTGAAACAGCAAGCGGATCTATTGAGTAAGTTTAACGATCCGAAACAATCCTATTTATATTGTTTAAACTGTGGAACAATAAACTGA